A genomic segment from Triticum dicoccoides isolate Atlit2015 ecotype Zavitan chromosome 1A, WEW_v2.0, whole genome shotgun sequence encodes:
- the LOC119274327 gene encoding putative cytochrome c biosynthesis ccmC-like mitochondrial protein, producing MSVSLLQPYFFMSKTKSYAQILIGSRLFLTAMAIHLSLRVSPPDLQQGGNSRISYVHVPAARMSIVIYIATTINSSLFPLTKHPLFLRSSGTGTEIGAFSTLFTLVTGGFGGRPMWGTFGVWDARLNSIFILFLIYLGALRFQKLPVEPAPISICAGPIDIPIIKSPVNWWNTSHQPGSISQSSTSIHVPMPIPILSNFSNFAFSTHILFVLETRLPIPSFPESPLTEEIEAREGIPLKT from the coding sequence ATGTCAGTTTCGTTATTACAACCTTATTTTTTTATGTCAAAGACAAAAAGCTACGCACAAATTCTCATTGGATCTCGGTTGTTCTTAACAGCGATGGCTATTCATTTAAGTCTTCGGGTATCACCACCAGATCTTCAACAAGGTGGAAATTCTCGTATTTCGTATGTACATGTTCCTGCGGCTCGGATGAGTATAGTTATTTATATTGCGACAACTATAAACAGTTCCTTGTTCCCATTAACAAAACATCCCCTTTTTCTTCGCTCTTCCGGAACCGGTACAGAAATTGGTGCTTTTTCTACTTTGTTTACGTTAGTGACTGGGGGGTTTGGGGGAAGGCCTATGTGGGGTACCTTTGGGGTGTGGGATGCTCGTTTAAATTCTATATTCATCTTGTTCCTTATTTACTTGGGTGCACTGCGTTTTCAAAAGCTTCCTGTCGAACCGGCTCCTATTTCAATCTGTGCTGGACCGATCGATATACCAATAATAAAGTCTCCAGTCAACTGGTGGAATACATCGCATCAACCTGGGAGCATTAGCCAATCTAGTACATCAATACATGTTCCTATGCCCATTCCAATCTTGTCTAACTTTTCTAACTTCGCCTTCTCTACCCATATCTTGTTCGTTCTGGAAACACGTCTTCCTATTCCATCTTTTCCCGAATCTCCCTTAACGGAAGAAATAGAAGCTCGAGAAGGAATACCACTAAAAACCTAG